CCGCGCCGGTCACCTTGATGTGGTCGGCCAGCTCGAACTTGCGTTCAAAAGCCCGGCCGGCGATGCCGCGATGCAGGAACTGGCCAACTTCGGGCTCGGCGCCCTTATCCTGCTTGCCGGAAATCACCAGGGTGTTTTCCTGCACGACCACATCCAGATCGCTTTCGCCAAAGCCGGCCACGGCCATGGTGATGCGATAGGCGCTTTCGCCCGTCTTCTCGATGTTATAGGGGGGGTAGGCCACCGACTGATCGTCGAGGCGGGCCGCCGCATCAAGAAGCCGGCTGACATTGTCAAAGCCGATGGCGAAACGATGCAGGGGGGCAAGGTCGAATGTACGCATGATCATATCCTCCAATGAGCGACATGAGGGGCAACGCACCACGAGGGTCGCGTTAAAACCCCGACCGATCCACCGGGAGCGGACCTGTCCTTGATAGGCAACAGCCCGCTCAAGCGGCACCGTTCCCGGATGAACGCCCCAGAAGGGGCCGTTCACGAGTCTTATTTTGGAATCCCGCCCTGTCTTGTCAAGGGAGAAAAA
The DNA window shown above is from Rhodospirillum rubrum ATCC 11170 and carries:
- a CDS encoding Hsp20 family protein yields the protein MRTFDLAPLHRFAIGFDNVSRLLDAAARLDDQSVAYPPYNIEKTGESAYRITMAVAGFGESDLDVVVQENTLVISGKQDKGAEPEVGQFLHRGIAGRAFERKFELADHIKVTGAALVNGLLHIDLVREVPEEKQPRKIAIASTQAESPKVIENKAA